One window of uncultured Methanoregula sp. genomic DNA carries:
- a CDS encoding ABC transporter ATP-binding protein: MIEVEDLKKIYRMGLVEVAALKGVSVQIGKGEFVGIMGPSGSGKSTLLHQLGLLDTPTNGRILLDGTDVTRLSDEARTRFRLMHLGYVFQDYALVSELTVKENVAIPAIAQGRPLSECYAAATEMLEKVGLHRRLDHLVYELSGGEQQRVSIARALVNHPAIVFADEPCANLDTENSRTVLELFRSVNRDLGQTIVMVSHEPWHQKYFDRIIFIRDGTLDEERVVREGKGAGYPGCE; this comes from the coding sequence ATGATCGAAGTAGAGGATCTGAAAAAGATCTACAGGATGGGTCTCGTAGAAGTTGCTGCCCTCAAAGGCGTCTCGGTGCAAATCGGGAAAGGGGAGTTTGTCGGGATTATGGGACCGTCAGGGAGCGGGAAGTCCACGCTTCTCCACCAGCTCGGTCTTCTCGATACGCCCACAAACGGCAGGATCCTGCTCGATGGCACGGATGTGACCCGGCTCTCAGATGAGGCCCGGACCCGGTTCCGGCTCATGCATCTCGGGTATGTCTTCCAGGACTATGCACTTGTCTCGGAACTGACGGTTAAGGAGAACGTGGCGATCCCGGCGATTGCGCAGGGCCGTCCCCTGTCCGAATGCTATGCCGCCGCAACAGAGATGCTGGAGAAGGTAGGACTGCACCGGCGGCTCGATCATCTTGTATACGAGCTATCCGGCGGCGAGCAGCAGCGTGTTTCCATTGCCCGTGCCCTTGTGAACCATCCCGCGATCGTTTTTGCGGACGAACCGTGCGCAAATCTCGATACGGAGAATTCCCGGACCGTGCTCGAACTCTTCCGGTCGGTTAACCGGGATCTCGGGCAGACGATCGTCATGGTCTCGCACGAGCCGTGGCACCAGAAGTATTTCGACCGGATCATTTTCATCAGGGACGGGACGCTGGACGAGGAGCGGGTTGTCCGGGAGGGGAAGGGTGCCGGCTATCCCGGTTGCGAGTGA
- a CDS encoding FtsX-like permease family protein — MGNNESGWRVSVYLAVRAIRRGNRSTLLLTILIIALVVVLMNFLGMIIGGVITLYNDQMIDYQYGHVTIEPRDKQTSIGNADGLVKRLQGIPGVTGVTAHTSTGTTITNTKNGKFQTKSLVAFDPVNEQEVTHYQMVMVDGDYLSKGDTGEIMIGILLAGNEDESQDKLPSLGGVKVGDHVDVAYSNGVVKTYRVKGIYETLGALIDSSAFVTRDEMDSIMHSENQATEVLVRGTSADDAPALKYTIMSYGVEEKVKTWSEKGKGILGDAISSLNLVKNIMTFVSLIVASVVVFIVTYINIINRKKQIGILKAIGIRKQIIVGSYLLQIIFQCACGIALGTLMLNAIRYVLTIYRIRFPMGDLTPEIEYGALAVSLALLCLVSLVSAYIPAKQVADEEILDAMRG, encoded by the coding sequence ATGGGGAATAACGAGAGCGGGTGGCGGGTCTCGGTCTACCTTGCCGTTCGGGCGATCAGACGGGGCAACCGCAGCACGCTCCTCCTCACGATCCTGATCATTGCCCTTGTTGTGGTGCTGATGAACTTCCTCGGCATGATCATAGGGGGGGTCATAACGCTTTACAATGACCAGATGATCGATTACCAGTACGGTCACGTAACGATCGAGCCCCGGGACAAGCAGACCTCTATCGGAAATGCTGACGGCCTCGTGAAACGTCTCCAGGGGATCCCCGGAGTGACTGGTGTCACGGCCCATACCAGCACGGGGACTACCATAACGAACACGAAGAACGGGAAATTCCAGACAAAGTCCCTCGTGGCGTTCGACCCGGTAAACGAGCAGGAAGTCACGCACTACCAGATGGTCATGGTGGACGGGGATTACCTGAGCAAGGGGGATACCGGTGAAATCATGATCGGGATCCTCCTTGCCGGTAACGAGGACGAATCGCAGGACAAGCTCCCCTCTCTCGGGGGAGTCAAGGTCGGCGACCATGTCGATGTGGCTTACAGCAACGGCGTGGTGAAGACCTACCGGGTGAAGGGAATCTACGAGACCCTGGGCGCCCTGATCGATTCTTCTGCTTTTGTGACGCGGGATGAGATGGATTCGATCATGCATTCGGAGAACCAGGCAACCGAGGTTCTTGTCCGGGGCACTTCGGCCGATGACGCCCCGGCGCTGAAATATACGATCATGAGTTATGGTGTTGAGGAGAAGGTGAAGACCTGGAGCGAGAAGGGGAAGGGAATCCTTGGCGACGCCATCTCAAGCCTCAATCTGGTGAAGAACATCATGACGTTCGTCTCCCTTATCGTGGCGAGTGTCGTGGTCTTCATCGTGACTTACATCAATATCATCAACCGCAAAAAACAGATCGGGATCCTGAAAGCGATCGGTATCCGTAAGCAAATCATCGTAGGAAGTTACCTTCTCCAGATAATCTTCCAGTGTGCCTGCGGGATCGCTCTCGGTACCCTGATGCTGAACGCGATCCGTTACGTTCTCACGATCTACCGGATCCGGTTTCCTATGGGGGACCTCACACCGGAGATCGAATATGGGGCGCTTGCGGTCAGCCTTGCACTGCTCTGCCTGGTGTCCCTGGTATCGGCATATATCCCGGCAAAGCAGGTGGCGGATGAAGAGATCCTTGATGCAATGAGGGGCTGA
- a CDS encoding S-layer protein, with product MQGHETRWIKEIEEEMAIRMEEAQDNGDRKCEWNAGKTGEPMKFFSRVFIILSVIVFLAVPVAAIDTGASTTNPTVIITDYRVTPAVLLPGDRGTVTLTIKNTAESASVKENSGITTGGIFANTKSTDINVFIENVHLEGNGVAILTGDFNRLGELGPGQAVPVTFVIRAPEKDGIYFPEVWIDVKDARSTRYPVMVNVNTDISTQKKPALSVTQQLPEMVAPGEKCTIGIGITNTGLTRASDIAMIINSTTKSLILTTSGRYYREHLDPGEGTNLTLGLATDKNTPLGIDPVTLIITYHDPDGTPERQVETIGIPVKGKAEVAVKSLTTDPVRPVPGSTFTLILRAENTGTDQATSVRATLDSPFTGTKTAFIGSIDKNSDAPAIFYLQATKDGTLPANVTISYHDDFGFHTIDEPATVTTSPSAGLLPVVVVVMAICLIAGAAYWYFRLGPGKRNGE from the coding sequence ATGCAGGGACATGAGACCCGCTGGATCAAGGAAATTGAGGAGGAGATGGCGATTCGGATGGAAGAAGCACAGGACAACGGAGACAGGAAGTGTGAGTGGAATGCCGGAAAAACCGGAGAACCCATGAAATTTTTTTCCCGGGTGTTCATCATCCTGTCAGTGATTGTGTTCCTGGCAGTCCCGGTGGCCGCAATCGATACAGGGGCCAGCACCACAAATCCTACGGTGATCATCACGGACTACCGGGTGACCCCGGCAGTGCTCCTGCCCGGGGACCGGGGAACGGTTACCCTCACCATTAAAAATACCGCGGAGAGCGCTTCGGTCAAAGAGAACAGCGGCATCACGACCGGTGGTATATTCGCCAACACGAAGAGTACGGACATCAACGTCTTTATCGAGAATGTTCACCTTGAAGGCAACGGTGTTGCCATTCTCACCGGTGACTTTAACCGGCTTGGTGAGCTCGGCCCCGGCCAGGCAGTCCCGGTCACGTTCGTTATCCGGGCCCCTGAAAAAGACGGGATCTATTTCCCCGAGGTCTGGATCGATGTGAAAGATGCGAGGAGTACCCGGTACCCGGTCATGGTCAATGTCAATACCGATATCTCAACCCAGAAGAAACCCGCCCTTTCAGTCACACAGCAGCTGCCGGAAATGGTCGCCCCCGGAGAGAAATGCACGATTGGGATCGGTATTACGAATACCGGTCTCACCCGGGCGAGCGATATTGCGATGATCATCAATTCGACCACGAAATCTCTCATCCTTACCACTTCCGGCCGCTATTACCGGGAGCATCTTGATCCCGGTGAAGGTACGAACCTGACCCTGGGATTAGCAACCGACAAGAATACTCCCCTCGGTATCGACCCTGTTACACTTATCATTACATACCACGATCCCGACGGGACGCCCGAACGACAGGTGGAGACAATTGGTATCCCGGTAAAGGGGAAGGCAGAAGTCGCTGTCAAGTCCCTTACCACCGACCCGGTCCGCCCGGTGCCAGGCAGCACCTTCACGCTGATCCTCCGGGCAGAGAACACCGGGACCGATCAGGCGACTTCGGTACGGGCCACTCTCGACAGCCCATTTACAGGCACGAAGACTGCGTTCATCGGATCCATTGACAAGAACAGTGATGCTCCGGCAATCTTTTACCTGCAGGCAACAAAGGACGGGACCCTGCCGGCCAATGTGACGATCAGCTACCATGATGATTTCGGTTTCCACACGATCGATGAACCGGCAACGGTCACGACAAGCCCGTCAGCCGGGCTCCTGCCGGTTGTAGTTGTGGTCATGGCGATCTGTCTTATCGCGGGAGCGGCATACTGGTACTTCCGCCTCGGGCCGGGGAAGAGGAATGGGGAATAA